One Kazachstania africana CBS 2517 chromosome 5, complete genome DNA window includes the following coding sequences:
- the STB5 gene encoding Stb5p (similar to Saccharomyces cerevisiae STB5 (YHR178W); ancestral locus Anc_5.59), whose translation MEASNEGPKKEKYSCSRCRKLKKKCPREVPVCGHCVRVGAECSYPGRAARRTKKELEEAELRGEFIPSKKHKTHEGNGSRSNTASVIYTSDHSTFPARATRAASSTSVPPISSFQPNETVSSLISAFATLDESSSDQTSPQSIVSRQVSVDAPLSFTSANGRTLLRGDHVNRQVLSSSATQSVANSLTSPESVAASRAISSAPEYEPSFSRRLVTSSSLEPSVPVDSSSLEAETIADVFKGARATNWINADGSFKPIDRNLLDRFIAAFFKHNHRLFPVIDKLSFIDRVSTIRVFDYELLNSAFNDDVFIFQLYMIMAIGCTTLRRAGMLLKDEEELSEHLAFLSMKKFRTVMALQNIETIKCLLLLGIYSFFEPKGSSSWTISGIIMRLVIALGLNRAPVSKKLKTMPAIEVESRYRVFWSAYCFERLISTCLGRMSAIDDDEISVPLPHAMYSDEKEDIDVTNTMITLRRIAGKIYKNVHSVHAGKQDLTIEERQKIIVDLREELDGIYKLEQAKMDKQNKKSGSRKSNISFHSSESWLTMRYSQLQILLYRPSALIPKPPIESLAILGKFCLMAWKHTYTLYQKKLLPLNWITLFRTLTICNTILYCLCQWSIDLIESKIEIQQIVEILEHFGAKWIFATRCAEVFQGISNTILDISLSDGKVPNMDSLTNELFGATDAYHDILSENNVDISWVDKLALSD comes from the coding sequence ATGGAAGCATCGAACGAAGGGCCAAAGAAGGAGAAATATTCCTGTTCGAGATGTAgaaagttgaaaaagaagtgTCCTAGAGAGGTGCCTGTATGCGGACATTGCGTAAGGGTAGGTGCCGAATGTTCTTATCCGGGGAGAGCCGCAAGAAGAACCAAGAAGGAGCTGGAAGAAGCAGAATTGAGAGGTGAATTTATTCCGAGCAAAAAACATAAGACACATGAAGGAAATGGAAGTCGTAGTAATACAGCCTCTGTAATATACACAAGCGATCATTCGACTTTCCCGGCGAGAGCAACAAGAGCAGCTTCCAGTACTTCAGTCCCTCCGATCAGTTCGTTCCAACCCAACGAGACCGtatcatcattaatttCTGCATTCGCTACTCTAGATGAATCTTCATCGGACCAGACATCTCCACAATCCATTGTGTCGAGGCAGGTAAGCGTAGATGCTCCACTCTCATTTACAAGCGCCAATGGTAGAACTTTATTACGTGGCGATCATGTTAACAGACAGGTTTTATCTTCTTCGGCTACACAATCAGTTGCAAATTCATTAACTTCTCCAGAATCTGTTGCTGCTAGTAGAGCGATTAGTTCTGCTCCCGAATATGAGCCTAGTTTCTCTAGAAGACTTGTAACCTCTTCAAGCTTGGAACCATCAGTACCTGTAGATTCATCAAGCCTGGAAGCCGAAACCATTGCAGACGTCTTTAAAGGCGCAAGAGCGACTAATTGGATCAATGCTGATGGCTCATTCAAACCAATAGACCGCAACCTGTTAGATAGATTTATTGCTGCATTTTTTAAACACAATCATAGATTATTTCCCGTGATAGATAAACTCTCATTCATAGATAGGGTTTCAACAATACGAGTATTTGATTATGAACTATTGAATAGTGCAttcaatgatgatgttttcattttccaacTTTATATGATTATGGCTATCGGCTGTACCACATTGCGTAGAGCGGGTATGCTTCTgaaagatgaagaggaatTAAGTGAACATTTAGCCTTcctttcaatgaaaaaattcagaaCTGTCATGGCTTTGCAAAATATAGAAACGATAAAATGTCTGTTACTTCTGGGTATCTATTCATTTTTCGAACCAAAAGGGTCCTCCTCGTGGACAATCAGTGGTATTATTATGAGATTAGTAATAGCTCTAGGCCTTAATAGGGCTCCAGTatctaaaaaattgaaaactatGCCTGCAATAGAAGTTGAGTCAAGATATAGAGTCTTTTGGAGTGCTTATTGTTTTGAAAGACTGATTTCAACTTGTCTTGGTAGGATGTCAGCAATAgacgatgatgaaatttcgGTTCCATTGCCACACGCCATGTATAgtgatgaaaaagaagatatcGATGTTACAAATACAATGATTACATTGAGAAGGATTGCTGGGAAGATTTACAAGAATGTCCATTCCGTACATGCTGGTAAACAAGATTTGACAATAGaagaaagacaaaaaaTCATTGTCGACTTGAGAGAAGAATTGGATGGAATTTACAAATTGGAACAAGCTAAAATGGATAAacaaaataagaaaagCGGTTCTCGAAAAAGTAATATATCATTCCACAGCAGTGAAAGTTGGCTCACAATGAGGTACTCACAACTGCAAATTCTACTATATCGACCTTCTGCCCTAATACCAAAACCTCCAATCGAATCCCTGGCTATACTGGGCAAATTCTGTCTAATGGCATGGAAGCATACCTACACTTTATATCAAAAGAAACTGCTTCCTTTAAACTGGATCACGTTATTTAGGACGTTGACCATTTGTAACACTATTTTATATTGTCTCTGCCAATGGAGTATAGATTTGATAGAAAGTAAGATCgaaattcaacaaattgtAGAAATATTAGAGCATTTCGGAGCCAAGTGGATCTTTGCCACCAGATGCGCAGAAGTCTTCCAGGGCATTAGTAATACTATACTGGATATCAGTTTAAGTGACGGGAAGGTTCCAAATATGGACAGTCTCACAAACGAACTCTTCGGTGCAACCGATGCTTACCACGATATTTTGAGTGAGAACAATGTCGACATTTCATGGGTGGATAAACTAGCTTTGTCCGATTAA
- the FMO1 gene encoding N,N-dimethylaniline monooxygenase (similar to Saccharomyces cerevisiae FMO1 (YHR176W); ancestral locus Anc_5.60), translating into MNRKSLGIIGAGPGGLATARVFLANAKNYDISLFTDDMDIGGVWYYPDDDKADRVMYDILETNIPKNLMQFSGFPFESDTFKYPTRQDVWRYLKRYYIEFIDRQAQVHFHTEVVKLTKNGEHWEMETVNRLTGHAESHFFDNVVVATGHFKTPFIPEDVPGLQEWFSNNAAMHSKNYQNCLFAEGKNVIVVGSGSSGQDIANQISSVANTVYNSVRTENDNALYDEDSIIQTIPAIQEVNWECRRVTLINGQCLNDIDFLIYATGYVFDFKFLEDNLLSQLFNTTLDIHTGKKLFNLWNHLFPLCDCTIAFSLLLQMVVPFPLAELQACLMVKVFNKEITIPKLDKSEMEAINKYESDQNLPTGTDIEYYKKLQIILDSAANIRDEFVPVKWTAALKQARLSSGQEKRQRNKQLGRVARRLRLQHEPYHLEYP; encoded by the coding sequence ATGAATAGAAAGAGTTTGGGTATCATTGGTGCTGGACCTGGTGGTCTAGCGACAGCTAGGGTGTTCTTGGCTAATGCCAAGAATTATGACATAAGTCTATTCACAGATGACATGGATATCGGTGGTGTTTGGTACTATCCTGATGATGACAAGGCTGATCGTGTAATGTACGATATTTTGGAAACAAATATTCCGAAGAACTTGATGCAATTTAGTGGGTTCCCGTTTGAATCTGATACGTTTAAGTATCCGACGAGACAAGACGTTTGGAGGTATTTGAAACGGTATTACATTGAGTTTATTGACAGGCAAGCACAAGTTCATTTCCATACTGAAGTTGTAAAATTGACCAAAAATGGCGAACATTGGGAGATGGAAACAGTAAATCGTCTTACGGGGCATGCAGAGAGCCATTTTTTCGATAATGTTGTAGTCGCAACGGGTCATTTCAAGACACCCTTCATTCCTGAAGATGTCCCTGGTCTACAGGAATggttttcaaataatgctGCTATGCATTCTAAAAATTACCAAAACTGTTTATTTGCTGAAGGAAAAAACGTCATAGTTGTAGGAAGTGGAAGTTCTGGTCAAGATATTGCGAACCAGATTTCCTCAGTAGCAAATACAGTTTATAATAGTGTCAGaactgaaaatgataatgcTCTTTACGATGAGGATTCCATTATCCAAACGATTCCAGCAATACAAGAAGTCAATTGGGAATGTAGAAGAGTGACACTTATCAATGGCCAATGTTTAAATGACatagattttttaatttacGCCACAGGTTACgtttttgatttcaaattcctAGAAGATAATCTACTTTCACAGTTATTCAACACAACATTGGATATTCACACGGGGAAAAAACTGTTCAATCTCTGGAACCACCTTTTTCCTCTCTGTGATTGTACCATTGCATTTTCTTTACTACTACAAATGGTAGTACCATTCCCTCTCGCCGAACTGCAAGCCTGTTTAATGGTGAAAGTGTTCAATAAGGAAATCACAATCCCAAAACTGGATAAAAGTGAAATGGAAGCAATCAACAAGTACGAAAGCGACCAAAATCTCCCCACAGGAACAGATATCGAGTACTACAAAAAACTGCAGATTATTCTAGACTCTGCTGCAAACATCCGGGACGAATTTGTGCCAGTCAAGTGGACTGCTGCTCTCAAGCAAGCTAGACTGTCGTCCGGCCAAGAAAAGCGTCAGCGAAACAAACAATTAGGCAGAGTCGCTAGAAGATTGCGTCTCCAGCATGAACCATACCATCTAGAATACCCATAA
- the SCD5 gene encoding Scd5p (similar to Saccharomyces cerevisiae SCD5 (YOR329C); ancestral locus Anc_7.66) — translation MSFDWLNIPGLEIRNDGNSNQPNVSFDFGAVNVSPATQVPAQNMLSSTATQPTLRGVSDSVINVQPQEQGKQQTSDTYHETPEDLQVPLSLSQSQLSSEENRAYLRWYKYITARTHGKLVRLSDVFRFLGNFNIYEQLRGRIISIFRSCKNALNIGQFFAVVRLISIALSRRCLPTRLMILQKAPVPKPRSILNENTGEVYEEIEEDEEEQNSAKQQSTGAGSGGKVDFDSFASLLLTGKSSRKRLRRRVLNPEYKNKKVRFSEHLTFQEPPSDDQKEPIQDSNDDVPDGPLDLSLPMDQLLKQMAKRKNSSSGLVSQLPSEQQETEEEKEVLKDMQDSLSHFKQIRTVDSASLGFSGLPEESNLNALTGETMGTAPLQPLKPTATGSANHYIRQEVTQGMVPNQPQQGQTPGALQPLKPTATGSANYLFRSHFDPANTQSVQPPEMHQNMQSNTQSSLQPLKPTATGSANYLMKQQMSSDSSTTPSTIPMINQPPSNNTTAVQLSNVQVTGANSPHLQSPQPTSQFMNFPQYHSQSQQQHLQPPHSQQLFQTQQGLQMQQSPIGLSPQHTNYSANNNVLLQPNGAPRAPLSQQNTMLQQSTRVPSGALSPQNTFPTTNSSQRNYANVPYQGHQLGPQTAGINSLQQNATQSPNVLSPQNVASSYFQSLLSNSASPEVSQTNLSNVSNNMQPQQQQQQRQAFYNNVNNSGSYMNDKNSGGGQNMYVNNIPRPQQQQQQQQQQQQQQQQPLYQSQGGVQYHNSNTPQTKPSGYGYNNNSAQNQLPNGAPNYETHNIYPHNSSHYHQQLAQPQQEHLPTGISSNGVPYNQMPPHSMQRQQQQQQHRYDILNNYQALQQQVDALQNQFGRQ, via the coding sequence ATGTCTTTTGACTGGTTAAATATTCCAGGGCTTGAGATTCGTAATGATGGCAATAGTAATCAACCAAATGTCTCCTTTGATTTTGGAGCTGTTAACGTTTCTCCAGCGACACAAGTACCGGCGCAGAATATGCTGAGCTCTACTGCCACTCAACCAACACTGAGGGGCGTGAGCGATTCTGTTATAAATGTACAGCCACAAGAACAAGGTAAACAGCAAACTAGCGACACGTATCATGAGACTCCCGAAGATCTGCAGGTTCCATTATCATTGTCACAGTCACAGCTATCTTCTGAGGAGAACAGAGCCTATCTCAGATGGTATAAGTACATTACGGCAAGAACGCACGGAAAGTTAGTCAGATTAAGCGATGTTTTCAGGTTTTTAGGTAATTTTAACATTTACGAACAGCTAAGAGGCAGAATAATATCCATTTTTAGAAGTTGCAAGAATGCTCTGAATATTGGCCAGTTCTTTGCAGTAGTGAGACTTATATCTATCGCTCTTAGTAGGCGTTGCTTGCCAACAAGATTGATGATCCTTCAGAAGGCTCCAGTTCCTAAACCAAGATCgattttgaatgaaaatacGGGAGAAGtatatgaagaaattgaagaagatgaagaagaacagaATTCTGCTAAGCAACAATCAACTGGCGCAGGTTCCGGAGGAAAAGTCGATTTTGACTCCTTTGCATCACTTTTATTGACAGGAAAATCATcaagaaagagattgaGGAGAAGAGTGTTAAATCctgaatataaaaataaaaaagttaGATTTTCTGAACATCTCACATTCCAGGAACCTCCAAGTGATGATCAAAAGGAACCGATTCAAGATAGTAATGATGATGTGCCTGACGGCCCATTAGATTTATCGCTCCCAATGGATCAATTGCTAAAACAAATGGCTAAAAGAAAGAACTCCAGTAGTGGTTTGGTCTCACAATTACCAAGTGAACAGCAAGaaacagaagaagaaaaagaagtattgaaagatatgCAAGATTCTTTATCCCATTTCAAGCAAATCAGAACAGTCGATTCAGCATCCTTAGGTTTTTCAGGATTACCTGAAGAAAGTAATTTGAACGCACTTACAGGTGAAACTATGGGTACTGCACCATTACAGCCTTTAAAGCCCACTGCAACAGGATCTGCTAACCATTATATACGTCAGGAGGTCACTCAAGGTATGGTACCAAACCAGCCACAACAAGGTCAAACACCTGGGGCGTTGCAACCTTTAAAGCCTACAGCAACGGGGTCGGCGAATTACTTATTTCGTAGTCATTTTGATCCTGCTAATACCCAAAGTGTACAACCACCCGAAATGCATCAAAACATGCAATCAAATACACAGTCTTCTCTACAACCACTAAAACCGACGGCAACAGGCTCGGCCAATTACTTGATGAAACAGCAAATGTCTTCCGACTCATCTACTACCCCATCTACTATTCCCATGATCAATCAGCCCCcttcaaataatacaaCAGCTGTCCAGTTATCAAATGTTCAGGTTACCGGGGCCAATTCTCCTCATTTGCAATCACCGCAGCCAACAAGTCAGTTTATGAATTTTCCTCAGTACCATTCTCAATCCCAGCAACAGCATTTGCAACCTCCTCACTCACAGCAATTGTTTCAAACGCAACAAGGACTACAAATGCAGCAATCACCAATTGGACTATCACCCCAACATACTAACTATAGTGCAAATAACAATGTATTACTACAACCAAATGGTGCTCCTCGTGCTCCTTTATCACAACAGAATACTATGTTACAGCAATCTACCCGTGTACCATCAGGCGCTCTAAGTCCACAAAATACGTTCCCTACTACGAACTCATCTCAACGAAATTATGCAAACGTGCCATATCAGGGACATCAATTGGGTCCTCAAACTGCAGGAATAAATTCTCTTCAACAAAATGCAACACAATCTCCAAATGTGTTATCACCGCAAAATGTTGCTAGTAGCTACTTCCAGTCTCTTTTATCCAATTCTGCTTCTCCTGAGGTGAGCCAAACAAATTTATCCAatgtttcaaataatatgCAACCacagcagcaacagcaacagcgACAAGCCTTTTATAATAATGTAAATAATAGTGGCAGTTACAtgaatgataaaaatagtGGAGGTGGGCAAAATATGTACGTCAACAATATACCAAGACCtcaacaacagcaacagcaacaacagcaacagcaacaacagcaacaacaaccaCTATATCAATCTCAGGGTGGTGTACAATATCACAATAGTAACACGCCACAAACAAAGCCAAGTGGCTATGGGTACAATAATAACTCTGCTCAGAATCAGTTACCAAATGGGGCACCGAATTATGAAACGCATAATATTTACCCTCATAACTCCTCACATTATCATCAGCAACTCGCACAACCCCAACAAGAACATCTTCCTACGGGAATATCGTCAAATGGCGTTCCATATAATCAGATGCCACCTCACTCAATGCAAAGacagcagcaacagcaacagcatcggtatgatattttgaataattatCAAGCATTACAACAGCAAGTAGACGCATTACAAAACCAATTCGGTAGACAATAA
- the OYE2 gene encoding NADPH dehydrogenase (similar to Saccharomyces cerevisiae OYE2 (YHR179W); ancestral locus Anc_5.58) has translation MSFVKDFTPVALKDTNLFKPIKIGNTELLHRCVLPPLTRMRAHHPGNVPNKDWAVEYYDQRSKRAGSMLITEGAFTCPQAGGYDNAPGIWSPEQIEQWKNIFAKIHENKSFVWVQLWVLGRQSFADVLARDGLRYDSASDDIYMDEEQKEKALKSNNPQHGITKEEIKEYIKNYVQAAKNSIAAGADGVEIHSANGYLLNQFLDPISNKRTDEYGGSIENRARFTLEVVDAIVDAIGNDKVGIRLSPYGTFGTMSGGADPSIVAQYAYVLGELERRAKEGKRLAFVHLVEPRVTNPFLTEGEGAYVDGTNDFAYSIWKGPIIRAGNLALHPEAVQDMVADDRTLIGYGRFWISNPDIVDRLEKGLPLNKYDRSTFYAMTEKGYLDYPTYEEAIKLGYDKN, from the coding sequence ATGTCCTTTGTTAAAGATTTCACCCCAGTAGCTTTGAAAGACACCAATTTATTCAAGCCAATCAAGATTGGTAACACTGAGTTATTACACCGTTGTGTTTTACCTCCATTAACCAGAATGAGAGCCCACCATCCAGGTAATGTTCCAAACAAGGACTGGGCTGTCGAATACTACGACCAACGTTCCAAGAGAGCCGGTTCTATGCTTATTACTGAAGGTGCCTTCACTTGTCCACAAGCTGGTGGTTATGACAATGCTCCAGGTATCTGGTCTCCAGaacaaattgaacaatGGAAGAACATCTTTGCTAAGATTCACGAAAACAAATCTTTCGTTTGGGTTCAATTATGGGTTTTAGGTAGACAATCTTTCGCAGACGTCTTAGCTAGAGATGGTTTACGTTACGACTCTGCTTCCGACGACATCTACATGGATGAGGaacaaaaggaaaaggCCTTGAAGTCTAACAACCCACAACATGGTATCACCaaggaagaaatcaaagaatacATCAAGAACTACGTCCAAGCCGCTAAGAACTCCATTGCAGCTGGTGCCGATGGTGTTGAAATCCACAGTGCTAACGGTTACTTATTGAACCAATTCTTGGATCCAATTTCTAACAAGAGAACTGATGAATACGGTGGATCTATCGAAAACAGAGCTAGATTCACTTTAGAAGTTGTCGATGCTATTGTCGATGCCATTGGTAACGATAAAGTTGGTATCAGATTATCTCCATACGGTACCTTTGGTACTATGTCCGGTGGTGCTGACCCATCGATCGTTGCTCAATACGCTTACGTCTTAGGTGAATTAGAAAGAAGAGCTAAGGAGGGTAAGCGTTTAGCTTTCGTTCATTTAGTCGAACCTCGTGTTACTAACCCATTCTTAACTGAAGGTGAAGGTGCTTACGTCGATGGTACCAACGACTTTGCCTATTCCATCTGGAAGGGTCCAATTATCAGAGCTGGTAACTTAGCTTTACACCCTGAGGCTGTTCAAGACATGGTCGCCGATGACAGAACTTTGATCGGTTACGGTAGATTCTGGATCTCTAACCCAGATATTGTTGACCGTTTAGAAAAGGGTTTACCATTAAACAAATATGACAGATCTACTTTCTATGCTATGACTGAAAAGGGTTACTTAGATTATCCAACTTACGAAGAAGCTATCAAGTTAGGTTATGACAAGAACTAA
- the ENO2 gene encoding phosphopyruvate hydratase ENO2 (similar to Saccharomyces cerevisiae ENO1 (YGR254W) and ENO2 (YHR174W); ancestral locus Anc_5.62): protein MAVSKVYARSVYDSRGNPTVEVELTTENGVFRSIVPSGASTGIHEALEMRDEDKSKWLGKGVMNAVNNVNNVIADAFVKANLDVKDQKAVDDFLNNLDGTANKSKLGANAILGVSLAVARAAAAEKNVPLYVHLAQLAGAKDNFILPVPFLNVLNGGSHAGGALAIQEFMIAPTGAKTFAEAMRIGSEVYHNLKSLTKKRYGASAGNVGDEGGVAPNIQTAEEALDLIVDAIKAAGHEGKVKIGLDCASSEFFKDGKYDLDFKNPESDPSKWLSGEELAAYYKTLMAKYPIVSIEDPFAEDDWESWSNFYKQADVQLVADDLTVTNPARIATAIEKKAANALLLKVNQIGTLSESIKAAQDSFAAGWGVMVSHRSGETEDVFIADLVVGLRTGEIKTGAPARSERLAKLNQLLRIEEELGDKAVYAGDNFRHGDKI from the coding sequence atggcTGTCTCTAAGGTTTATGCTAGATCCGTCTACGACTCTCGTGGTAACCCAACTGTCGAAGTTGAATTAACTACTGAAAACGGTGTTTTCAGATCCATCGTCCCATCTGGTGCTTCCACTGGTATCCACGAAGCTCTTGAAATGAGAGATGAAGACAAATCCAAATGGTTAGGTAAGGGTGTTATGAACGCTGTTAACAACGTTAACAACGTTATTGCTGACGCTTTCGTTAAGGCTAACCTTGACGTCAAAGACCAAAAGGCTGTCGATGACTTCTTAAACAACTTAGATGGTACTGCCAACAAATCCAAGTTAGGTGCTAACGCTATCTTAGGTGTTTCCTTAGCTGTTGCCAgagctgctgctgctgaaaAGAACGTTCCATTATACGTTCACTTAGCCCAATTAGCTGGTGCCAAGGACAACTTCATCTTACCAGTTCCATTCTTAAACGTCTTAAACGGTGGTTCCCACGCTGGTGGTGCTTTAGCCATCCAAGAATTCATGATTGCTCCAACTGGTGCTAAGACCTTCGCTGAAGCCATGAGAATTGGTTCCGAAGTTTACCACAACTTAAAGTCTTTAACCAAGAAGAGATACGGTGCTTCCGCTGGTAACGTCGGTGATGAAGGTGGTGTTGCTCCAAACATTCAAACTGCTGAAGAAGCTTTAGACTTAATCGTCGATGCTATCAAGGCTGCTGGTCACGAAGGTAAGGTCAAGATCGGTTTAGACTGTGCTTCCTCTGAATTCTTCAAGGACGGTAAGTACGATTTAGACTTCAAGAACCCAGAATCTGACCCATCCAAGTGGTTATCTGGTGAAGAATTAGCCGCTTACTACAAGACCTTAATGGCTAAGTACCCAATTGTTTCCATCGAAGATCCATTCGCTGAAGATGACTGGGAATCCTGGTCCAACTTCTACAAGCAAGCTGATGTCCAATTAGTTGCCGATGACTTAACTGTCACCAACCCAGCTAGAATCGCCACTgctattgaaaagaaggctGCTAACgctttattattaaaggTTAACCAAATCGGTACTTTATCCGAATCCATCAAGGCTGCTCAAGACTCTTTCGCTGCCGGCTGGGGTGTTATGGTTTCCCACAGATCTGGTGAAACCGAAGATGTCTTCATTGCTGACTTAGTCGTTGGTTTAAGAACTGGTGAAATCAAGACTGGTGCTCCAGCCAGATCTGAAAGATTAGCCAAATTAAACCAATTATtaagaattgaagaagaattaggTGACAAGGCTGTCTACGCTGGTGACAACTTCAGACACGGTGACAAGATCTAA
- the CTR2 gene encoding low-affinity Cu transporter (similar to Saccharomyces cerevisiae CTR2 (YHR175W); ancestral locus Anc_5.61), which produces MPGVSRDRTVFTDGSSAHRDVHDTDSCSMNMLFTWSYENTCVIFRWWHIKTLWGLLISCLTVICLSMLYELLKHYIYTYDLKRNRGVESSRIYYSLLYSLQVAFSFFLMLVFMSYNGWLMASVAIGAAIGNYYCNAPLPQHANQISLACH; this is translated from the coding sequence ATGCCGGGAGTATCAAGGGATCGTACGGTTTTTACGGACGGTTCCAGTGCACACCGTGACGTTCATGATACTGACAGCTGTTCAATGAACATGCTATTTACATGGTCGTATGAGAACACTTGTGTGATTTTTCGTTGGTGGCACATCAAGACCCTATGGGGCTTACTAATTAGCTGTTTGACTGTCATATGTCTAAGTATGCTTTATGAACTTTTGAAGCATTACATATACACATATGATCTGAAGAGAAATAGGGGCGTTGAGAGCTCAAGAATATACTATAGTCTATTATATTCGTTACAGGTCgcattttctttctttctaatGCTTGTGTTCATGTCGTACAACGGCTGGCTCATGGCTAGCGTGGCTATCGGGGCAGCAATAGGTAACTATTACTGTAATGCTCCGTTGCCACAACATGCTAATCAGATATCCCTGGCATGCCATTGA